One Actinomycetota bacterium DNA window includes the following coding sequences:
- a CDS encoding M13 family metallopeptidase codes for MALHDVDRDPSVNPGVNFYRFANGGWLEANPIPAGFGAWGAFEEVQTRNETLIHELLQKASDSPANELDRKLGDYFVSGMDTDAIERAGISAIQPLLDEIELLSTHQLLLDFLPRLHNFGVAALFMWAVDVDHDDSTQNLLWLVPSGLGLPERESYFADSEAATGLRVAYVEHVRAQLVNIGTSEQDAAGLAPAILEFETRLAERNMRAEERRDLDRTLNRFTIDALAALAPNLQLREYLIAVGAVGANTVNVANTDYLQQLHAILADTELSILRAYIKFRVVSACASALPTRIEDEAFEFYGRRVGGQKEPKERYKRVIAALGSDMGEAVGQRYVDETFSPAAKDRALEMVREIVEEMRQSLRTRAWMTEQTRAQALVKLDAFGVKIGYPDQWRDWSGLEINRHSFAANRLNATRFELDRELAKLAAPVDENEWEMPPHIVNAYFHPSRNEIVFPAGILQPPMFDADADDAVNYGGIGTVIAHEITHGFDDQGRRFDANGEFVDWWHEDDQQHFTALAERLVAQFDEYIIVDDVHVNGRLTLGENIADLGGIALAQRAHARVSVDSPDVDGLTPAQRFFLANATLWRVNMSEELKRTLAQVDPHSPREIRVAGPFSNLDAFQQAFGLDDDAPIMRSRDERIEIW; via the coding sequence ATGGCGCTGCATGATGTGGACCGCGATCCATCCGTCAATCCGGGCGTGAATTTCTATCGCTTCGCGAACGGCGGTTGGCTTGAGGCCAATCCCATCCCCGCGGGCTTTGGTGCTTGGGGCGCATTCGAAGAAGTACAAACGCGCAATGAAACGCTGATCCACGAGCTCTTGCAGAAGGCTTCGGATAGTCCGGCCAACGAACTGGATCGCAAGCTCGGCGACTACTTCGTTTCAGGGATGGATACCGATGCGATCGAACGCGCAGGTATTTCTGCCATCCAGCCCTTGCTCGATGAGATCGAACTGCTATCCACCCACCAGCTCCTGCTGGACTTCCTGCCGCGCCTTCATAACTTTGGCGTTGCTGCCTTGTTCATGTGGGCAGTGGACGTCGACCACGATGATTCGACACAGAATCTGCTCTGGCTCGTACCTTCAGGTCTAGGTCTGCCGGAGCGGGAGTCCTACTTCGCTGACAGTGAAGCAGCAACGGGATTACGAGTGGCGTATGTCGAACACGTACGCGCTCAGTTGGTGAACATCGGCACTTCTGAGCAGGACGCGGCGGGCTTGGCACCCGCCATTCTTGAGTTTGAGACGCGCCTTGCTGAGCGAAATATGAGGGCCGAGGAGCGTCGCGATCTGGATCGCACGCTCAACCGTTTCACCATCGATGCGCTGGCCGCGCTCGCTCCCAATCTGCAACTACGCGAATACTTGATCGCTGTTGGAGCGGTTGGCGCCAACACAGTGAATGTGGCGAACACCGACTACCTGCAGCAACTCCACGCCATCCTCGCTGACACCGAACTGTCAATTCTGCGCGCATACATCAAGTTTCGGGTGGTCAGTGCATGCGCGAGCGCCCTGCCAACTCGGATAGAGGATGAGGCCTTCGAGTTCTACGGCCGTCGCGTCGGAGGTCAAAAGGAACCCAAGGAGCGGTACAAGCGCGTGATTGCAGCGCTCGGAAGTGATATGGGCGAGGCGGTTGGGCAGCGCTATGTCGACGAGACATTTTCGCCAGCAGCCAAGGATCGAGCACTCGAGATGGTGCGCGAAATCGTCGAGGAGATGCGTCAGTCGCTGCGGACGCGCGCCTGGATGACCGAGCAGACTCGAGCTCAGGCCCTCGTGAAGCTCGACGCCTTCGGGGTCAAGATTGGCTATCCGGATCAATGGCGCGACTGGTCTGGTTTAGAGATCAATCGCCATTCATTCGCTGCGAATCGGCTGAACGCGACTCGATTTGAACTTGATCGTGAACTTGCAAAACTTGCGGCTCCGGTTGATGAGAACGAGTGGGAGATGCCTCCGCATATCGTCAATGCCTACTTCCATCCCAGCCGTAACGAGATCGTGTTTCCCGCCGGAATCCTGCAACCACCGATGTTCGATGCTGACGCTGATGATGCGGTGAACTATGGCGGCATCGGCACCGTGATTGCACATGAGATCACGCACGGCTTCGACGACCAGGGTCGGCGTTTTGATGCCAATGGAGAGTTTGTTGACTGGTGGCATGAGGATGACCAACAGCATTTCACCGCCTTGGCCGAGCGCCTCGTTGCCCAGTTCGACGAGTACATCATTGTGGACGATGTCCATGTCAATGGGCGGCTCACACTCGGTGAGAACATCGCTGATCTCGGTGGCATTGCTCTTGCTCAACGCGCGCACGCACGCGTGAGCGTTGATTCTCCAGATGTCGATGGGCTCACGCCTGCTCAACGATTCTTTCTCGCCAATGCAACCCTGTGGCGAGTCAACATGAGCGAGGAGTTGAAACGAACTCTCGCGCAGGTCGACCCGCACAGTCCACGCGAGATCCGCGTTGCCGGACCATTCTCTAATCTCGATGCTTTTCAGCAGGCATTCGGCCTGGATGACGATGCACCGATCATGCGATCACGAGATGAGCGCATCGAGATCTGGTGA
- a CDS encoding AI-2E family transporter has protein sequence MDATIQRFGGHVVENDEISEAEQDAAISHAEQVAPSLIQVTFSHSNVWRIGFVIMGVLALGLLFAFILEDGGNVIFTVLMSWFAAIAMAPVVDRLSLHMRRGLATIIVMLGFMAAVVLFIVTFGALLIDQLSQFVDRLPDLIDGVLAWVNKTFSQSITREDILNSFNIDTNDITSIATKLGVNALGFLSSVVGSVFGVFSFALFTFYLSADMPRLKRWVCQLFPTRYQGIVENVWSLTAEKTGNYVGARVVLATINSVTSGIVFAVIGLPYWLPLALWTGIVAQFVPTIGTYIAIVLPVIVGLASDNPWDGVIVLVWALIYQQVENLTFEPKISARAVNVNPAVAFGSVILGASLFGVAGAFLAVPVTAMMLSLLSIYGNRYELSSVVTTTTVEESTS, from the coding sequence GTGGACGCGACGATCCAAAGATTCGGGGGCCATGTGGTGGAAAACGACGAGATTTCTGAAGCGGAGCAGGACGCTGCAATCTCCCACGCCGAGCAGGTAGCCCCCAGCCTGATTCAGGTGACCTTTTCGCACTCCAATGTCTGGCGCATCGGCTTTGTCATCATGGGGGTGCTCGCCTTGGGTCTGCTGTTCGCCTTCATCCTTGAAGACGGCGGCAATGTCATCTTTACGGTGTTGATGTCGTGGTTCGCTGCAATTGCGATGGCGCCCGTGGTTGATCGGCTTTCGCTTCACATGCGACGCGGGCTGGCCACGATCATCGTGATGCTCGGATTCATGGCTGCTGTTGTGCTCTTCATCGTTACCTTTGGCGCTCTTCTGATCGATCAGCTCAGTCAGTTCGTAGACCGGCTCCCGGATCTCATCGATGGAGTGCTTGCTTGGGTCAACAAGACCTTCTCGCAATCGATCACGCGTGAGGACATTCTCAACTCCTTCAACATCGACACCAACGACATCACGTCAATTGCGACCAAGCTGGGCGTCAATGCCTTGGGCTTCCTGAGCTCAGTGGTGGGCAGCGTGTTCGGTGTCTTTAGCTTCGCGCTGTTCACCTTCTACCTCTCGGCCGATATGCCTCGGCTCAAACGTTGGGTGTGTCAACTGTTCCCCACGCGGTACCAGGGGATTGTGGAGAACGTCTGGAGTCTCACGGCTGAGAAGACTGGTAACTACGTTGGCGCTCGCGTTGTGCTCGCGACAATCAATAGCGTTACTTCAGGCATCGTTTTCGCGGTCATTGGCTTGCCCTACTGGCTGCCCTTGGCATTGTGGACCGGAATCGTGGCTCAGTTTGTACCCACGATCGGTACATACATCGCAATAGTGCTGCCGGTGATTGTTGGTCTGGCAAGTGACAATCCATGGGATGGCGTGATCGTGCTTGTGTGGGCTCTCATCTACCAACAAGTGGAGAACCTGACCTTCGAACCGAAAATCAGCGCTCGGGCTGTCAATGTCAATCCGGCGGTGGCCTTTGGATCGGTGATTCTCGGCGCGTCTCTCTTTGGGGTAGCGGGCGCCTTCCTGGCTGTGCCTGTAACAGCAATG
- a CDS encoding SDR family oxidoreductase has translation MGVLEGKTVVITGAGRGIGRAIALDSAAEGANVVVADYGVGLDGSSPTSEVASAVVREIEQLGGSAIAVSESVTSMTGAQMIVRSAVEAFGGLDGVVCCAGVLRHRPFLEMSEDDFSFVVDTHLKGHFTVFRAAAEQSVAAGRPVSMVAISSGYLQGDPVRANYRAAKAGVVALMKSVAMAGEGGSFRCNAIAPVANTRMTEASNMIMKGGPGDIAPMAVYLMSAASEPLNGQIFTVDADRIATWQDPVEKRMVFAASR, from the coding sequence ATGGGAGTACTCGAGGGCAAGACCGTCGTCATCACTGGGGCAGGTCGCGGTATCGGGCGCGCTATCGCTTTGGACTCGGCAGCGGAGGGCGCCAATGTGGTCGTCGCGGATTACGGCGTCGGGCTCGATGGATCGTCGCCGACTTCCGAGGTGGCCTCCGCGGTCGTGCGTGAGATCGAGCAGTTGGGCGGCTCCGCGATCGCGGTCAGTGAATCAGTCACCTCGATGACTGGCGCGCAGATGATTGTGCGCTCGGCGGTCGAGGCCTTCGGCGGCTTGGATGGCGTGGTCTGCTGCGCGGGCGTGCTGCGCCACCGGCCTTTCCTGGAGATGTCCGAGGACGACTTCTCCTTCGTGGTCGACACGCATCTCAAGGGTCACTTCACAGTCTTTCGAGCTGCCGCAGAGCAGTCAGTGGCTGCCGGGCGCCCGGTGTCGATGGTCGCGATCTCCTCCGGCTATCTGCAAGGAGATCCAGTGCGCGCCAACTACCGCGCTGCGAAGGCAGGCGTTGTAGCGCTCATGAAGAGTGTGGCCATGGCCGGGGAGGGCGGCTCTTTCCGCTGCAACGCCATCGCCCCGGTCGCCAACACGCGCATGACCGAAGCGTCGAACATGATCATGAAGGGCGGACCAGGGGACATCGCACCGATGGCGGTCTACCTCATGTCGGCCGCATCAGAGCCACTAAATGGCCAGATCTTCACCGTGGACGCTGACCGCATCGCAACGTGGCAGGACCCGGTCGAGAAGCGCATGGTGTTCGCGGCCTCGCGTTG